The following DNA comes from Anopheles arabiensis isolate DONGOLA chromosome 3, AaraD3, whole genome shotgun sequence.
ATCAATGGTCACATTTACACTATCAAGAGATCAGCATCAATTTAACAGACACGTTTCACTTGCACCAACAATAACACGGATATGTTTTAAGCATCTTAACAGCTTACATCACAAGCGGAATAGAATCCAAATTTAATTCACtgcatttgttgttgttgtccacTCATTCACGGTTTCTGTTCTTTttccagctttttttttttgttatccacacacacatccgttCTACGCACCTTACACACTGCACGTGTTGTTGTCCGTGACCGTTCGGTTCGGCTCGATTCAAAAAAATGACTTGTTTTCAAACGACGAACCTTGCTTATATGCGATGCACCGTGTGTTGGGCACGGTGTGCGTGTCCGGTGGTCATGATCGTGAACGTTTACATGACAAATAGATTTTACAAAATGTACTTTATGCGATGAaatgtcgatcgatcgacaacTAGGTACTataaaaattgtgttatttttattatgattgcTTTGTAGAAATGCGTACtgtattttgtattgtttccTCAGCAGACCCAGCTACCCAAATATGATTGGTACTGACAGCTACAGGGGTGATCAACTACATTCAAAAGGTGACTTtgcaatattttaataaattacaaaaattatacagtggagcgccgtttatccgggtaccttttatccggctgtccgtttatccgtgctgttgagaaatgacagttgaATAccaaggtgacattgcgttatgaggaggatatttgaaaaggCAGTTAAAAGAGCACATTTTCATAACAAAAGACACGATAATTCAAAgctaatttcaaatatttttatggaaaaaacatgaagttaataattTTTATCTAAAAATAAGATAGGTTTCCAAAAATTAATCAGGAATTCGTGATAAAATACATAATTTGagtcattatccgtgttattcgcatatccgGGTGAGGACAAGTCctgagaagcccggataaacggcgctctactgtattattttcttgttattcttattcttctttggcGCAATCATTGTTGTCAGCCCTACGTATGGGAGGCACGGTCagttcggggcttgaacccataacgggcatgttgttaagtggTACGAGTTaatgactgtaccacgagtccagcgaaattaataaaaaatatttttgttcgtGTCACAGTgttaagaaaacaaaaaaatatgtttgtctAATAAATACAGCTTTTAAACatccaaaattaaaataagtaATTTAGGTGGACATGGGaataaaaaatctaaataCACAATAAAATTATTAGCATTAGTGACGCTAAgcattaaaaaaggaaaaaaattaaTCCAAGTACATACCTGAGATAGACTTTTATGATGTATTATTGGCAAAATATTCAttccaccacacagcgtgtagTCTCTGCTTCGTGTTTGTTTATCTGGTTCAACAAATGTAAAGGAATTGGTGCAATTTATATTCCAATCATTTCTTTCCGTTGTACCGATATAAATACGCCACATTTTCAGGATGCGAATTGTTTATCTCTTTCTACTTTCTAGCtctaaaaaaacagaaaacaaagtATTAGAATTGTTCACGATGCACACCTGTAACGAAGCTGAGCTCCACAAAAGTTTGCTTTGTTCTTCTGATGAATTTAATTGTGTTAGGAAGTTAAATCAATGTATCTGTGTTTGAACAGCACATGAAATGCGAATCTtgtaattaaaaagaaaattaaaaaatggaagaaCGTAGATTAGAACTATTGCTCCATGGAAGGTACGGCACTGAACGATATGATGACCCTACTCACAATTTGCCTAGCTTGTCCTACCTGCCCTTTAATAAACTTTCGTCCTACTCGCTCTACGATAGAAGCTAAATAGATCAACGCATTTTGcgtgttccttttttcttaaACATTGTTTCCTACTTATGAATTGCTACAACTGCTTCCCATTGCAGTTTCCCAGTTTTGTTTGGGAGTTGGATGCGTAAATGGCATTGCTTTGCTACCTCTGCTTACTGACTAAATTATCATACTCTCGGTTTGTGTCTGACACGAAACCTAAAACCTAAATAGagttgtggtttttttgtctGCTTAGTTTTGCTACATTGCTCTCCTCTTCTCTACTGTTTTGATCGACTCCACCCCGATCGGTTTTTGATTCCGTTTCACCGATTGTATATGATTGCGTCGCATTATTAGGAAGTGCTAACTGGTTACACTACTGTTGCTGGTCAAGCAACAGTATCTTCTTGGCCTGCTCCATCCCCGACAGGTACGCGCCGTGAACGGTCGAGAAGTAGCGTTCGTGGCAAGCTTCCCCGGCGAAATGTATGGTTGCACTCGGCTTTACACTACCACTCACGTTGGCGCTTCCCGCGACCGGTGGTTTCGTTTTCGCTGGTGTACCGGCAGGGGTCGAAGGCGGCCTGTTCGAGGCAGTGGTTGCTAGAGAATCGGCTGCCATCTGAACCGTCGTAACCTTGGTCGGTGTGTTGCTGCCCCGTTGCGTTGAGCTTGGCTGGACGTTGGTcagtgtgttgctgctgttgctgctgctcgtgctgtGGCCACTTGGGGTGCTCGTCGACGTGCCCGTGCTTCCAGCGCGCGTACCACCCGCGGTTGGCGTAGACTGTGGCTGGGACTGGGTCTTTTTGCGCGATTCCTCTCCCAACTTGTCGTACTGATTGCATACGAGCGTTTCCGTCAGGTTGGACATAAAGTTCTGCTCGTGGTCACAGTTGACTGAGGTGTAGCTGTACGACCCACGGATGTAGCGGTTGGAATTCCATCTAGTGCTGCGAAAAGAGCGGAAACGTTCGCTTATAAACAATTcgctatttaaaaaaataatcattgtGTTATTACTTACCAGTAATAATTGACAGGTTTAGGTACTTTCTTCTTGGTAAACTTCTCCAAAATGAACACACAGTCGCTCACGATCTGCTCGTCGTTGAGTGCCTCCATCTCGAGCGCACCGTAGCTGCCGATCCAGCCCAGCAGCGTATTGGGCGGACCGGGGCTGAGCACATCGAACCCCGAGATGAACCGCGTCCAGTGCGAATCCTTGCGCAGCTCGTCCCGCCACACCAGCTGAATGCCTTCCGCTTTGCCCCACCACGGTTCCTCGAACTGGAGGAAGATTTTGTCGATCGTCCCATACCCGATGCTCCGTATCGATCGGCTGTAGCTGGCCGGTAGGTTCGGCTGAAACAGTTGGTCCATCGTGTCCTTCAGCACGCCCAGCGAGAACGTCACGAGCAGGTGCTGGCAGCAGTAGATCGTCCCATCCGTACACTTGACGATCACCTTGCCCCGCCCGTCCAGCCAGCGTATCTCGCAGATCGCCTTGTTGTACACGATCTTCTCCGCGCCGATCTCCTCGATCAGGCAGCTCACCAGGGCCTGAAAGCCGTACCGCATGTTGATGTGCGCCTGGCAGCTTTCCCCATTGAACGAGTAGCTGCCCCACAGCTTGGCCGAAATGTCCGACACGTGCAGGCACGAGTTGTCGATGATTTGAAACCGGCAGTGCCAGtcgagcagctgctgcgcCAGCACCTTCTGCTCCGCGCTGAAGTCCTTCTCCGTCCGCTTGCGGAACTGGTCGCGCAGAAAAGCCTCCAGCGAGGCGGGATACACCGCCGCGCCGTCCCGCTCGGGGGCCGCCGCCCGGGCCGCAAACTCTTCGCACTGCTCCAGTATCTGGCCCACGATAAAGTCGACCCGCTTCACCAGCTGGTCGTCTATCCGGAAGCCGTCGTCGCGCAGAAACTCGCCCAACCCCTCCTCGGACGTTTCCTCGCGCAGCAGCCCGTTGCGCTTCGCCATCTCGTGCAACTCGTTCTGCCGGCCGTGCAGCCACTGGGCGCCCGCCTCCACCAGCTGACAGTGGCCGCCcttgccgctgccgctggtgTGATGCTTTTTCAGCGCCTTCGTGCTGATGCGCCCGCCCGGCACGGACTGTGCCTCGAGGATGGCGAAGCTTTTGCCCGAGTTGCGCAGCTGCCTGGCGGCACCCAGCCCGGCAATGCCGGCGCCAAGGATCAGCACGTCCACGTACGCCTTTGGCCCGTGGTTGAACGGTGGTATCAGCCTGTCGGGGAGGAAGAGGCAGGAAAGAAACCGATTACGATAAGATGTGTCAATGTAATCAGGTCAGCATGCAAACTTACTTTTGAAGCAGTAAACGTAAACGCTAATTGAGCATGTTTTGCAAAACGCAAAGCGAAAgattaaaatggaaaataaaaaaactatatctatgagagagaaaaaaacggtgTATTGTGTCTTatctgtgtgtgggtgtgtggttTGGTTAACTGTTCGTTCGTGGTATATGGGGAGGGCAATTCCGGCTGCATCATCGTGCTTACAGATGAGCCTTCCTGCAGaataggaagaaaagaaacgaaacgaaacggagaaaagaaataaacagaaCAAATCAAAAAGGAGGTTTAAGGAAAACCGAGTAAAAACCACATGCGATTGCTTGTgtgtagtttttgtttgaaaggGTGTTGTTAACTGttatttggttttgttatttgtaaACAATGAAGTGTTACGAAAAGTTAAACACACAACAATCAAAAAAGTTGTACAGCATTAGTTATAGTACAATTTTAACGATAACGTAGTAAAACatgcacattttgaaataaaaatcaatttttactAGATCCTACGAGCCTAATTTTGTAGTTATGCATGAATTTTCTCAatccaaattaaaaaaagtgttttgttaAGGAACTGCTTCAAAGGgataaaaaaaccttttttcctttcgttaCTATGCccaaaatcgttaaaaaaatcCATCTGTTTCTTTCGAGACTTTTCCAATAGCattcaaactaaaaaaaaaaaacagtgaccAACCAAAAACATTCACCCTCCAACTTACCTATCGTAAAGATCGATCAAACGGCTGGCCTCGCGCCATCCCGTCTCCACCGCACCGTGCACGGTCGAGTAGTAGTGATCGTGCGTCGCCTCGCCGGCAAACTGTACCACCGGCATGCCGCACGAGTTGGTCAGCGGGATGGCCAGGTGCGATGCGGACGTGTTCAGCAGATCCGTCGTCATCGACCGGAACGTGTACGAGCCGCGGAAGTTCGGGTTCGAGTACCAGCTGGTACGCTGAAACCGGACCGGTTCCGGCACGGTGCAGCCCTTCATAAACTTGCGTAGCAGAAACATGCACGCGCGCCGAACCTCCTCATCGCTCGCCCGCTCCATGCGGCGCGCATTCTTGCCCGAAATCCAACCGCACAGCACGTTCGGCTGATAGTCCACGATGTAAAACCCGAACACGTCCTCCATCCAGCTGTCCGGCATTTTGCGCACCTCCTCCAGGTCGGCCTGGTTCCAGATCAGGCTCAGGCCCTGCCACCCGGCCGCCCAGAACGGTTTCTCGAACTCCAGGAACAGCTTGTTCACCGTGCCGATCGTCAGCCCCTGGATGGCGTTCCGCTTGATCGGGGGCAGATCGGGCGTGAACAGCGACTGGTAGCGCTCCTTCAGCACGCCCAGCGAAATCGTGCAGATCACGTGGTCCGCATCGTACACGCTGTTGTCGGTACAGCGCACCGACACCAAGCTGTCCGGTCCGGCGGTCCAGTTAATGTTGGCGACCGTTTTGTTGAAGTGCGTGTAGTCCTCCAGATTGATTGCATCCGCTGCGGTGGGGAGTGGATGGCGTTtctacaataacaacaaaaaaacaagcaaaacttGTATCAAATGCCTCAATGAAATGATCAAGCTTGCCCTCCTACCATCAAAATTTCCAGCACTGTCCGGTAGCCCTTGTCGCGCCAGTTCAGCAGCAAATCCCCATCGCACTCCCAGTAGTGCAGGTAGCCCGGCCCGGACGTGTCGAACCAGCTGTCCGACGCTTCGATCGAGTTTTCGAACTTGTGGAAAAACTCCAGCACCTGGTACGCCGTCTCGTCGTTCACGTCCGCGTACTCGGGCGTCTCGAGCAGCGCGCGGAACTTGCCCATGATGAACGAGCCGAGCGAGCCGCGGTACCCGGTCAGCTCGTGCTTGTGCGTCTCCAGGATGGACCAGATCAGGCCGAGCAGCTTTTCGCTCCGCTCCTTCGGTATCTGTTCGCCGTTCGAGCGCGTCAGCACGAACCGCTCGTACCGGGCACTGTTCGAGTCGAACACGTTGTACTTCGAGCCGAGCTCGTAGCACACGTTTCCCTTCTCACCGTGGCACCTGGGAGGGTAAAAAAAAGCGGGAGAACAACATCCATCATTaataaggaaaagaaaaagtcaaCGGAACCACCCCGCCGTACCGtggataataaataaattataccgaCGGGGAATCGATTATTTAGTGACCTTCATCTCGGGAAACGGAACGGGgtggcacaacaacaacagcaacaacaaaaaaactcaccaTTGTGCGCCCAGGTCAACAACGTTCGCCCCGAACGGTACGGTGTGGATGCGGCCACCGATGCGATTTTCCGCCTCGAGTATCTTCAGATTCTTGTAGCCCCGCTCGATGAGCCGCGTCGCCGCGGCCACACCGGCCGCACCGGCcccgatgatgacgatgcgCGGGTTCATCCTTGCCGtccagggtgtgtgtgtgtctgcctgtgtgtgtgtgtgtctgtatctAGAAATTCTTTTGTTCCGCAGCCTCCGGATGAGGGTTCGGTCGCGTGCAAAAGTGTGCCACCTTACGAGGGGCGCAAGCAATCGTTCGTCCAGCCACCAGCGTCAAGCACACTACACTACACAGGCGAACGAGGGGAATTCATCAAACGCCCGGGGTCCTTCGCTCGACCCGTCTCACATCATCGCCCAATCGATAACGCGCGCTCAAGATGATTGTTTTGCGTTCTGCGCTTTCTTTCCGCCTTCGCCGCAGCAGGAAAGAGTGAGGGGAGAATATCACCCTCTCGATGATGCTTTTGTGAGGCTATACGGGGTGTTCTATTGTTGTTGCCACTTTGGTGTAAGCCTTCCTCCGTGGGGTTGGCAGTGCGGATGGAAGGATAATTATTACAGCCTTCTGCTTCGGACGAAGACGAACTTATCGGGGGGGGGCGACGTGGAGACACTTCGTGACGGAGCGATGGTGCAACTGTGACAATGAACGGAAAAATGGGTAAGATTTAAGCAAAAAGGTAAAGAAAGCACCAAATCACAATAGGCCGTGGCGACAGCTCCGGGTCGACCTGGGCAAAGATATTTCGCTAGAACGAGCACAACTGAACTCACAGCAAGACAGCACAGCACAGGTAGGGACATAATCTGGGACATTTTAATCCCACCCCCTTTCGCGACATATGATAAGATTACAGCCGAGGCACATTTgcacattgttttgttttttccccctgaAGGCACCAAACCCATCCTTACCGTGTTGGAAGGCTGATTGATAAGATACACACTGCCGGCCACTGGGTAATGTTGTGCACTGCCCGCGACGCactgttttctgttttgaaCCTCGGCCTTGTTTGCTCCCGTCGGTCCCGGACACGGTCACGTCCAGTGCAGTAGACAACTAACCCTATCGCTTGCCTTTGACCCTCAGAACTGGCTGGTTGGCTGCGACGGGGCTGATGCGATTTCGCGGTATCGAGTATGCGCGAATAACATGTGTTTTTGGTATTGTGCGTGTGTAGTGGTGATATCgtcccacacatacacacagatcCGTTTGACAGCACCGTGAACGACACACGATTTGGATCTGCAAATGTTAAGCAGCACATACACGGCGCACATTTGACGATGGTTCGTGTGATACTCAATTATTAGAGATacaaaaaatggataaaacgtatttttttaataattaaattaattaaataacaaCTACAAACGACATTAAAAATATGTCATACCTACTAAAAcgttatttttctatttaaaaaaatcaaaaacgaCAAAACGCTTTCAGGCACCTGTTAGGCCGAACAGAAACGATTCCCATGTGAACCTTCCCCTCCAGTAGCAATGACTAACTATCCGAAAGCGTGACCGTGCGGCCAGACGAGaagaaatatacagcgaaatgaactatttgacaagCGCAATATTTGACAGATAAAGCTAAAGGGTTGGGGGAGATACAACATCCGTTTTTCAAAAATCACTTTAAAAGAGTATCTTCTTAAGCGGAACATTCACAAATGGGAAGAAATGATGAACTGTTGGCTGACAATTAACAAAATACTTAAAATGGAAGTTTTTTAATAGATTTAGTTGTGATTTTGTACACGTTATTTGCTTACATTGCACATCAGttggttgctgtgatgcgtTACCTgacagatatttcacctgtcaaatagttcatttcgctgtatatttcacctcgtcTGGCCTTGCGGTGAGGCAGAtcgttacgccaaaaagaagaagtagaagaatgGCTTAATTTCTAACAGGCATCAAACCCCAATAGAACCACACATAATTGAACGCCAGGATTGATTATTCTGCTGTGAATAAAGTCAAGTTGGAGGGGCTGGGTAGGTCAAAATTGAATCCAGCAACGAGCGGAAatgaagaagagaaagagggagcaATTAAAgagcattgaaaaaaaacagagggtgtaaaaacacaaaaaagcacacaaacttTTACACGCTCCTTATAATAGAGCAAAGTTCAGCGCCGCACGAACCGTGGAGTACGGGACGTGTACGTGTCGCTTGAGCGCAAGCTCACTGGATCTGTCGAACTCAATCATATGTTGAACTTGGAGGAAGGGTGGAAGGGAAGTAGAAGGTGAAAGGAaggttgtttatgtttgtttatcaACAAATCATCCAAAACGGTCAAATGTACGCCTGAACAAAAACGGCAAATTTCACATAGTTTCACAAGCTTTTGGCATGCTTTCTCGAATCTTTGTCACATCATGGTGTACTTGAAGTTGTTTTAGGTGCCTTGTATTagttcaaataattaattgaaaacaagTTTTAATTATTCGAGAAAGGGTGCCAAAATGTCGAGATAAAGAGGAAACAAGATCCGatcgaaaaacacaaaaagaaacgaGGTAAGTAATactttcaattcaatttatttcatacatATTTTTAACGGTTACCATTCCGCTTCACTTTAAAGTATGACTGGTGTGGCTGGCGCTGTGGAATTGTGTTGCACTCCGTTGTTGTTTAACAATTGTTTTCCTCCATATTCTATTCCACCGTATCGTAATCGTAGCGAAACAATAGTTCActgcacgcacaaacacacccatcaCCTGTCTAgttaatttctttctttctaccGAACCGGTTACTGGTCAGACAAGACAGATTGCAAATTATTGGAAATGTACATTTAGACGTGGTACAAGCAAATTAAAACCTTGAAGCAAATAGTTTTACTTGCAGAAAAAAGGAGCAAATCCCAAGCTATACACATAAAAATAGACGTAAAGCTTACTATTTGCCCGGAAGATATGTACACGCGGCCATGCCAACATGCACGAGAAATCaaataggaaaaacaaattgcgcaaaagaaaagaaagtcCCACTAAACCCAGAAAATCCTATACGAAAATAgagacaaaagcaaaacaattctaTAAAGCAGACTAACTAAAAGAGCATAAAAGGAGAGTCAACAAGGCAGCATACTAAAAGTGCGACCGGTATACATCGTCCCTTTGCTGGTGTGCATCATCAGTCCACCACAAATGGGCTGTGGCATTGTTGTCTTTTCCCACCCCCGTTTGGTAATTCAGTTTCTTTTCCCCATTCGGCAATTCACATTCATTTTCCTCTTCACATTCCTCTACTTTATTACAGCTTCATACACGCACGCttgtatattgttttatttttgttgtatgcACTTTGCTGCCTGatcctgttttgttttttagttttgtttttagcgTGTGATACTACtactgctttttttgttttatttctacactaattatttgtttttttttttgcagctttCTTTTTAAACTTATCATTGTATGTATTGATACGCCCTATATGCTTCAACACCCATTAATCCCTGTCTTTCGGACCCAGTTCAGCTCGACCGAAAGCATACCTCTTTCCCTCACCCCGTTTTCTCCGACTGCGCGCTACCGACAAGCACTGCCACATTCTCGCTCTTCTTATTCCgcagatgaaacaaaaaaactgagaAATACAGCAACATTAATAATTTTaactaatttaaaacaaatgtacACATCTACTAAActaattcaaatgaaaaaaaaataaacaaacacacacgcgcgcacgcaccCTCCGTTGGCCAAAATAATCGTGTGTTCGCGTGCTTTCTTCCACCTGCTACAGAAACGATGCAGCACCCCCATTCTGTCGTTGTTGTAACTGGCGTAACCATTAGTGCTATTATTTTGGGAACTGAAACGTACGAACACACATCCACGCACCGATCTACAATCACCATCGCGCGTTGCTGTAACGAATGTATAACATCTAGCTCACCCTTCCAAAATAGTGGACAATATTAGCTAACAGACGACGCGTCTTGTTTATGGCAATGAATGGGCTGTGCCCACAGAGCAACACGCTCGCCCTGGCTCTCGAAACCAGCATTGACAACAGCCTCGAAAAGCGCTTATACCACGCTTTACATCAATGCCATTGCTTCGCCtaagtttgccttttttgcacacaattCCCTTCCCAAACAGGAACAGGGGCGTTTGTACCTGCTTCCTCTCCACGTGGCAGGGACATTTTTaacaactttttgttttgccaaaggTACCAAGCGTTTTGCTTACCAACGTTTGTGATTACCGCGGGTTAGAATAAATggtggggtttgtttttaggACATGGGAGCACGGAAGCTACGCTTCGCATGGGGGTTTTGCTAATAAAATGATGCGCAATCTCTTTGCGCTTGCCTACTCACTGATCAACatggtttcactttcactatatatataatatgtatgtttgtgtgtgtgtgtctgtatatATAATATGTTCTATAAATCACTAGTTACGCTAGGGTGAGAAGAGTGAACGCAACTATATCGCACGACGCATGCCGCAGTCAAGCGCTGACTGAGTTGAGTGTGAGGAGACGGTGTTGGTACGCTCACAGTTGCAGTCCAACGGATCCTTTCTGCGCAAAATTTGCAATGCTGCGAGTAACGGTATGAACGGTTTGCTCAGCGACATGAGTGCACCATCCATACTGGATACAAAAacacgtgcgcgcgcgcgggcCGGTGCGATTCTAGTGTAAGGTAGTGTCGGTTCGTTTCTTCGTCTCGGCGCCCTTTTTTCTATGCGAAACCGCAAACAGGCGGAACGCTCCCGCGCTTATTGTGCCTCGCGGCAGGCGACGGCCGCCACCAGGGCTGCGCCGCGACCGGAACCGTCCTCCGACAGCATCAGGTCGAAGGAAATGTGCGGCTTGACGAACTGTCGGATCTTTTGCACCATCAGATCGTGGAACTTGGGATGGAAACGATACACGGAACCGTCCACGCCGACCTGCAAAGTGAGGCAAAACCATTGGTAAGATAAATCATCGATCCCCGTGCTCCTTTCCTCCACTTACCGTCACGCTCGGTTCGTCCATTTTGTTGATCAGTGCCGCAATGCCGGCGGACACGAGATGGGCCGCCCGGCTCGAGACGCACTCGCAGATGTAGCGCACGTTCGCACAGTCCTCGTCGGTCGCGTGCTCCAGCCCGAGCTCCTCCAGCACCTCCCGGCAGTTGTAGTAGGTGCCCGGTTTGTCCGACTCGATCTCCGACACGTACTTCGTGAAGAACTGGCCGCGCTTGAAGAGAATGTCCGACCCGACGCCACCGAACAGCAGGCCCGCCTTCGTGAACCGCACTATCGCCAGACGGGCCAGCTCGCCCATATACATGCCCGAGATCATCTTCTCCTGCCTGTGACACACGCGATAAGGAGGATGTTGTTAACAAGGCtccgaaaaaaaaccgatcGACCGATCTAGTTGCCTATACTTACAGCTGCCGGCCCGGGTTTATACTGTGCTGATCGATCTCGCGATCGTACTCGGTGCGGACAAAGTCGAGCGCACCGTCGTCGCCGAACGCGCCCCACTCGGTGTTGATCATCACGTGCTGCTTAATGTTCGGGCCCGATTTGGGCCCATCGAAGAGATCGCAGTTTTCCACTCGCTCGACGTAGCACGCGTTGCTGCCCGTACCTTTACAGTGTCGGTGAGCAGGTTGAACACGAAACAAGAAAATCGTTGTTAGATAAGTTTAATAAGTAATTAGAAATTCAGAATTGTATAGTAAACTTCATGCAGgaataacaaaaacagaacacaacataaaaaggggaaaagaagAGTTGAAAGAGAAGGATAGGGAAAGTGGACAATAATAAAGTAAAgatttaaaaacatacaagAAAGATGAGTAATTAAGAAGAACAAGATGAAAAATAAGACACATGAACAgaataaaacaagaaataaggaaaaataaacaaacaaaagagtaAAACAGTTAGAAAACTACAAAGCATCAAGGAAGAGccattatttattaataaatttaaaaaaaagaagagaatttggtttttgtgtgttgatttaaaaagaaaaaggatgtAATATTGTTTGGAAAACCATCACCAATTAGTAAGGGGGTCCTGCACACCGCGTACCGAACAGAAACTACCCAATATTTCCATGAAAAACCAATTCAGTTGTTGTTCGCCAATGCTCCACAATAAAACCACCAAATATCAACCAATTGTGTTAAGAACAAATCATTATACTAAAGCAGCCAATTTGTTCTTTTTGCTCCTTATGctaagtagtagtagtagtacggcacacacacaccagaatAAGAcgttacacacacgcacgtacggaTCATCTTACACGCAGACTACATACCGACAATCAGTCCTATTCTGCAGTTGTGATTCTTCCACGCACAGGACATCAGTGTGCCGGTCGTATCGTTCAGGATGGCACAGATATCAATTTGTACGTCCTAGTTGTGTGTACAACCGATTTCGTGGAAGAGAGTGGACCGGAACACCGAAAAAAGGGATATGGGTACAGTAGGTATGGCGGAAATGCATCCACCcaagcatcagcatcatcatcagtatcatcatcagcagacGTGCACGTGTTCGTCGTGTAACAGGCAAGATATTGGAAGGTGTATGAAGGTGTGATCGATGCATCAATGTCGGGCAAATCATGTAtcggtgtgcatgtgttgttCAAAGTTCAGGCATTGATGTCAGTGTATCGTGATGAGATTGTATGATGAGCGAAAcgtaaagaaagaaacaagaaataaGGATAAACACGTTAATATAGCGAACATACTCGATTGTGTGCATCATCGATGATAGTGGTGTAAAGAATCGGTTATCAGTGGATGAAATATGATGTATTGCACATAATCGAAGTCTTTCTTGTATGGGAT
Coding sequences within:
- the LOC120905053 gene encoding hexokinase type 2 isoform X8, which encodes MSEMEVLEEIREQCKELILTDKQIEEIMRRVIKEINRGLSKETHAEADVKCFITYVQDLPNGKEKGKFLALDLGGTNFRVLLIHLKDENDFEMLSKIYAIPQSIMLGSGTQLFDHIAECLANFMKEHSVYEERLPLGFTFSFPLTQLGLTKGILARWTKGFNCSGVVGEDVVQLLKDAIARRGPDVQIDICAILNDTTGTLMSCAWKNHNCRIGLIVGTGSNACYVERVENCDLFDGPKSGPNIKQHVMINTEWGAFGDDGALDFVRTEYDREIDQHSINPGRQLQEKMISGMYMGELARLAIVRFTKAGLLFGGVGSDILFKRGQFFTKYVSEIESDKPGTYYNCREVLEELGLEHATDEDCANVRYICECVSSRAAHLVSAGIAALINKMDEPSVTVGVDGSVYRFHPKFHDLMVQKIRQFVKPHISFDLMLSEDGSGRGAALVAAVACREAQ
- the LOC120905053 gene encoding hexokinase type 2 isoform X7 — translated: MGVIKDSFTKIREQCKELILTDKQIEEIMRRVIKEINRGLSKETHAEADVKCFITYVQDLPNGKEKGKFLALDLGGTNFRVLLIHLKDENDFEMLSKIYAIPQSIMLGSGTQLFDHIAECLANFMKEHSVYEERLPLGFTFSFPLTQLGLTKGILARWTKGFNCSGVVGEDVVQLLKDAIARRGDVQIDICAILNDTTGTLMSCAWKNHNCRIGLIVGTGSNACYVERVENCDLFDGPKSGPNIKQHVMINTEWGAFGDDGALDFVRTEYDREIDQHSINPGRQLQEKMISGMYMGELARLAIVRFTKAGLLFGGVGSDILFKRGQFFTKYVSEIESDKPGTYYNCREVLEELGLEHATDEDCANVRYICECVSSRAAHLVSAGIAALINKMDEPSVTVGVDGSVYRFHPKFHDLMVQKIRQFVKPHISFDLMLSEDGSGRGAALVAAVACREAQ
- the LOC120905053 gene encoding hexokinase type 2 isoform X3 — translated: MDLVKPFMGLHVDRVSKEIREQCKELILTDKQIEEIMRRVIKEINRGLSKETHAEADVKCFITYVQDLPNGKEKGKFLALDLGGTNFRVLLIHLKDENDFEMLSKIYAIPQSIMLGSGTQLFDHIAECLANFMKEHSVYEERLPLGFTFSFPLTQLGLTKGILARWTKGFNCSGVVGEDVVQLLKDAIARRGPDVQIDICAILNDTTGTLMSCAWKNHNCRIGLIVGTGSNACYVERVENCDLFDGPKSGPNIKQHVMINTEWGAFGDDGALDFVRTEYDREIDQHSINPGRQLQEKMISGMYMGELARLAIVRFTKAGLLFGGVGSDILFKRGQFFTKYVSEIESDKPGTYYNCREVLEELGLEHATDEDCANVRYICECVSSRAAHLVSAGIAALINKMDEPSVTVGVDGSVYRFHPKFHDLMVQKIRQFVKPHISFDLMLSEDGSGRGAALVAAVACREAQ
- the LOC120905053 gene encoding hexokinase type 2 isoform X6, with amino-acid sequence MGVIKDSFTKIREQCKELILTDKQIEEIMRRVIKEINRGLSKETHAEADVKCFITYVQDLPNGKEKGKFLALDLGGTNFRVLLIHLKDENDFEMLSKIYAIPQSIMLGSGTQLFDHIAECLANFMKEHSVYEERLPLGFTFSFPLTQLGLTKGILARWTKGFNCSGVVGEDVVQLLKDAIARRGPDVQIDICAILNDTTGTLMSCAWKNHNCRIGLIVGTGSNACYVERVENCDLFDGPKSGPNIKQHVMINTEWGAFGDDGALDFVRTEYDREIDQHSINPGRQLQEKMISGMYMGELARLAIVRFTKAGLLFGGVGSDILFKRGQFFTKYVSEIESDKPGTYYNCREVLEELGLEHATDEDCANVRYICECVSSRAAHLVSAGIAALINKMDEPSVTVGVDGSVYRFHPKFHDLMVQKIRQFVKPHISFDLMLSEDGSGRGAALVAAVACREAQ